From Candidatus Saganbacteria bacterium, a single genomic window includes:
- the ispH gene encoding 4-hydroxy-3-methylbut-2-enyl diphosphate reductase produces MVRKIETARHIGFCTGVDRAYRTALEAVKNGGTVYILGLLVHNSLVIKKLEGLGIKSVISLSEIPEGSSGSLIISSHGVGPKTLEEAKKTGLKIIDTTCPWVRKAQDTAHKLAQEGYQVIIVGDKNHTEIKGIAEWAGKGSIVIENEGNIVGSVLSNKVGIVAQTTQSFDNFNAVAEALRKKIKDLKVLNTICDATKKMQSDAVELAKKSDIMLVIGDKKSANTKRLKELCEETGTPTHQIQDSKELDMEWLKGKIAVGVTAGASTPDWVINEVVASLNE; encoded by the coding sequence TTGGTCAGGAAAATAGAAACCGCGCGTCACATCGGATTTTGCACCGGGGTCGACCGGGCTTACAGGACCGCGCTTGAGGCTGTAAAGAACGGCGGCACTGTTTACATTCTCGGACTTCTTGTCCACAATTCTTTAGTCATAAAAAAACTTGAGGGCCTCGGCATAAAGAGCGTCATATCTCTTTCGGAGATCCCCGAAGGTTCTTCCGGCTCACTGATAATTTCTTCTCATGGTGTAGGGCCGAAAACATTGGAAGAAGCGAAAAAAACGGGACTTAAAATAATCGATACAACGTGCCCATGGGTCAGAAAAGCGCAGGATACGGCCCACAAGTTGGCGCAGGAAGGATATCAGGTAATAATAGTCGGCGATAAAAACCACACGGAAATCAAAGGGATAGCAGAATGGGCGGGAAAGGGTTCTATCGTGATAGAAAATGAAGGAAATATCGTAGGGTCCGTCCTGTCTAATAAGGTCGGCATAGTTGCGCAGACGACACAATCCTTTGATAACTTCAACGCGGTGGCGGAAGCATTAAGAAAAAAAATCAAAGACCTCAAGGTCCTTAATACGATATGCGATGCCACAAAAAAAATGCAAAGCGACGCCGTGGAACTCGCGAAAAAGTCCGATATCATGCTCGTGATCGGCGACAAGAAGAGCGCGAACACAAAGCGGCTCAAGGAACTCTGCGAGGAGACGGGCACTCCGACGCATCAGATACAGGACTCGAAAGAACTTGACATGGAATGGTTAAAAGGTAAAATAGCGGTCGGCGTCACGGCCGGCGCGTCCACCCCGGACTGGGTCATAAATGAAGTTGTCGCTTCCCTGAATGAGTGA
- a CDS encoding ATP-binding protein, which yields MDKSSKIKSLEKMVRQADKLAALGTMAAGMAHEIKNPLASIKVMSQLAIKKIEDPEFKKKYTEIMSVEISRIDRIIEGMLSHARTKKQSIEAADINALIKEALFFFAGSIKEHKINAVFAPQEDIVIQADAQQIFQVFLNLMQNAISSMAKGGQLNITARKTSKSHLPGKSVVITVADTGRGIPNEHLSKIFDPFFSLRYGGTGLGLTIVHGIVESHNGLIDVDSEEGKGTTFTIIFPENFAEEIRSEEQIGQENRNRASHRILHRGRPGLQDRA from the coding sequence ATGGACAAATCTTCAAAAATAAAAAGCCTCGAAAAAATGGTGAGGCAGGCTGATAAGCTGGCAGCTCTCGGGACAATGGCCGCCGGAATGGCTCACGAGATCAAAAATCCTTTGGCTTCCATAAAAGTCATGTCTCAATTAGCGATAAAAAAGATCGAGGATCCGGAGTTCAAGAAAAAATATACCGAGATAATGTCCGTGGAAATAAGCAGGATCGACAGGATAATCGAAGGAATGCTCAGCCATGCCCGCACAAAGAAGCAGAGCATTGAAGCGGCCGATATAAACGCACTGATCAAAGAGGCTTTGTTTTTCTTTGCAGGGAGCATTAAGGAGCATAAGATAAATGCGGTATTTGCTCCTCAGGAAGATATTGTGATCCAGGCTGATGCACAGCAGATATTCCAGGTCTTTTTAAATCTGATGCAGAACGCGATAAGTTCGATGGCAAAAGGCGGACAGCTGAATATTACTGCCAGAAAAACCTCGAAAAGTCATCTGCCAGGGAAAAGCGTCGTTATCACCGTGGCGGATACCGGCCGCGGGATCCCCAACGAACATCTTTCAAAGATATTTGACCCATTTTTCTCTTTGCGGTATGGAGGTACGGGTTTGGGGTTGACTATAGTGCATGGTATAGTAGAATCACATAATGGATTGATCGATGTGGACAGCGAAGAGGGTAAAGGGACCACTTTCACTATAATATTTCCGGAGAATTTTGCTGAGGAGATAAGAAGCGAGGAGCAAATTGGTCAGGAAAATAGAAACCGCGCGTCACATCGGATTTTGCACCGGGGTCGACCGGGCTTACAGGACCGCGCTTGA